From Neodiprion pinetum isolate iyNeoPine1 chromosome 7, iyNeoPine1.2, whole genome shotgun sequence, a single genomic window includes:
- the LOC124223641 gene encoding uncharacterized protein yields the protein MILFGLIILSTLSWETQGIFYHIQDCEIEAIDEEWFDVDASSCELELLNDTFNALKLDLSVIKDFPEDTYGEFDAFLRRAGNYKTSAGIYVKEDICSFVNEEVMLGDFFKTIGITENNCPPKKGIFTMEKSWYPSRKLLPKTVDGMEYKTMFAITINEKRVLILAVYTDVASSEWETDDDADN from the exons ATGATCCTGTTTGGATTAATCATCCTTTCAACCCTGAGCTGGGAAACTCAG GGGATATTCTACCACATTCAAGATTGCGAGATTGAGGCAATCGACGAAGAATGGTTCGACGTTGATGCAAGCTCTTGTGAGCTGGAGCTTTTGAACGATACGTTTAACGCCCTGAAACTGGATTTAAGTGTTATCAAGGACTTTCCAGAGGATACGTAT GGAGAATTTGATGCGTTCTTACGTAGAGCTGGAAATTACAAAACGAGCGCAGGTATTTACGTTAAAGAAGATATCTGCAGTTTTGTCAACGAGGAAGTAATGTTAGGGGATTTCTTTAAAACCATTGGTATAACCGAGAATAATTGCCCCCCGAAAAAG GGTATTTTTACAATGGAAAAATCGTGGTACCCGTCAAGAAAATTATTGCCGAAGACGGTGGATGGAATGGAGTACAAGACGATGTTCGCCATTACTATAAACGAAAAGCGTGTATTGATTCTCGCGGTTTACACTGACGTAGCTTCGTCGGAATGGGAAACTGATGACGATGCCGACAATTAG